Proteins encoded together in one Bradyrhizobium sp. CB82 window:
- a CDS encoding formyltransferase family protein, giving the protein MRITLIGSRHFGVITLNMLREHSVDIARVVVADGADRLATTARSAGIEVVVQANPKLVAAFEIAPKTDLIITAHSHARVSREALAVSRLGGIGYHPSLLPRHRGKAAVEWTIKEGDPIAGGTIYHLADRMDAGAIAAQDWCFVKKGETARDLWERALAPLGLKLLAEIIDYIKVHKALPAKPQDEQFATAAPSLS; this is encoded by the coding sequence ATGCGCATCACCTTGATCGGCTCCCGTCATTTCGGCGTGATCACCCTGAACATGCTCCGGGAGCACAGCGTGGACATCGCGCGGGTCGTGGTCGCCGATGGCGCGGACCGCCTCGCCACGACCGCCCGCTCGGCCGGCATCGAGGTGGTGGTCCAGGCCAACCCAAAGCTGGTGGCCGCCTTCGAGATCGCGCCGAAGACCGACCTGATCATCACGGCGCACAGCCACGCCCGCGTCTCCAGGGAGGCGCTCGCCGTCTCGAGGCTCGGCGGCATCGGCTACCACCCATCGCTGTTGCCGCGTCACCGCGGCAAGGCCGCCGTGGAGTGGACCATCAAGGAGGGCGACCCGATCGCCGGCGGCACGATCTACCACCTCGCCGACCGCATGGACGCCGGCGCGATCGCCGCCCAGGACTGGTGCTTCGTCAAGAAGGGCGAGACGGCGCGCGATCTTTGGGAGCGGGCGCTGGCCCCGCTCGGCCTGAAGCTGCTTGCGGAAATCATCGACTACATCAAGGTCCACAAGGCGCTGCCGGCAAAGCCGCAGGACGAGCAGTTCGCGACCGCCGCGCCGAGCCTGTCGTAA
- a CDS encoding DMT family transporter, whose translation MSNTPSKPMAALWMAGWLSLTLVMAVAGREAARQMNVFQLMEVRSLIGFVLLYPIIYRAGGFATLKTVRLPQHIVRNLIHYVSQLGWFFALTLIPIGQVVAIEFTMPIWTAMLAASFLSERMTTWKIAAVVLGLVGVIIIVRPAAGEINPGQLIALGAAMGFGVSMVLVKSLARTESALSILFWMIVVQAVAGFFPALYVWAWPPTHLWGWVMVVAICGTFAHYCLASAMRYADATIVVPMDFLRVPLTATAGWLLYSEQLDAWTVFGAVLILLGNLLNLKPAQAPVRAQ comes from the coding sequence ATGAGCAACACCCCGTCCAAACCGATGGCCGCGCTGTGGATGGCCGGCTGGCTGTCACTGACGCTGGTCATGGCGGTCGCCGGACGCGAGGCGGCGCGGCAGATGAACGTCTTCCAACTCATGGAAGTGCGCTCGCTGATCGGTTTCGTCTTGCTCTATCCGATCATCTATCGCGCCGGCGGCTTTGCGACGCTCAAGACCGTTCGCCTGCCCCAGCACATCGTGCGCAACCTGATCCACTACGTCTCGCAGCTCGGCTGGTTCTTCGCGCTGACGCTGATCCCGATCGGCCAGGTGGTAGCGATCGAGTTCACCATGCCGATCTGGACCGCGATGCTGGCTGCAAGCTTCCTGTCCGAGCGCATGACGACGTGGAAGATTGCCGCCGTCGTGCTTGGCCTCGTCGGCGTGATCATCATCGTCCGGCCGGCCGCGGGCGAGATCAATCCCGGCCAGTTGATCGCGCTCGGCGCAGCCATGGGTTTTGGCGTGTCGATGGTGCTGGTGAAGTCGCTGGCGCGCACTGAGAGCGCGCTATCGATCCTGTTCTGGATGATCGTCGTGCAGGCGGTCGCGGGCTTCTTTCCGGCGCTCTATGTCTGGGCCTGGCCGCCAACGCATCTCTGGGGCTGGGTGATGGTGGTCGCCATCTGCGGCACCTTCGCGCATTACTGCCTCGCCAGCGCGATGCGCTACGCCGACGCCACCATCGTCGTGCCGATGGATTTCCTGCGGGTTCCCCTGACCGCGACTGCCGGCTGGTTGCTGTATTCAGAGCAGCTCGACGCATGGACGGTGTTCGGCGCCGTGCTGATCCTGCTGGGCAACCTTCTGAATTTGAAGCCGGCGCAGGCTCCCGTCCGCGCGCAGTGA